The Armigeres subalbatus isolate Guangzhou_Male unplaced genomic scaffold, GZ_Asu_2 Contig1836, whole genome shotgun sequence genome segment GATAGATAACACTTCCATTTGCACTACATTGTTTTTCCTCCGTCATATAATAGGTGCACCTTTCATATTGCATCCCACCAAAATCATGCTGCCTACAGCATCACATCATCGGCTAACATTTGTTTTCCGTTAGTATAATACACAGAAGATTACTCAACGCACTATGACCTGACCCACGTCCACGGTAGCAATTTGCACTCGCAACAACAATGATTGGCCAAATTCGTTGGAACTGCGCCGAACGAAACCGCGGCGTCGAAGCAACTTGCCTGTGCAAGCGTTACCTGGGAACTAAGCCTTCCAGCGGTGATTATCCTTCGATTAGCGGCCCGGCCAAACCGTCCATCATCGCCGTCATCGCCGGCGATGAGCGGCAATTCACCAACTACTCGACGCGGGTGAATCAAATTGCTTCTCTGGACAAACGGAAACAACGCAACGTGACGGGTTCGGTGGTAATATGAGATGAGAGCGACCAGCAGCGCTGCGGCGGTGATTCCACGTGTGTCGAAGGGCAGGTGCGATGTGAAGTGTATGTCGATGTCGGTCTGGCTGTATCCATCACTACCAGGGTTTAGCTCGAATGGTAAAGCTTTCATAGAAAGCTTTCAGCTCATGTAGACTCCGCGTGATCGAGGTTGGTCAGTACCAAATGTAGTCAAGTGGTCAAGTGTTTTGGCATATGTTCCCGAAATTTACGCACCAGTATCCGAGCCCTTTACGTTTAGATtagcaaaaaataatataaGCCAGTGTTATCCAGTCGATGCACAGCAGGTGTTTCCGTCAGCGGCTGGTCCTATTCAAGATTGATTTAACTATTATAATGGATAACTATCATGAACGTCTACAATAGTCACAAAACGAAAGTTTGAAACTTTCACTCGGCGAATATCTTGTATGATATCAATTAGGGAAAAAGACACAAATGTTTGGCATGACGGTTAGGTTGACGATTAGGTTTATGATTGGTTCATGAGTATTGGATGTCATTTGATCGAATCCGACCCTAACAAATATATCTCATTAATTTGGTCAGCGTTATAAGCTAGTTTATTGAGGAACATGTAAgctaaaattttaattaaaatcatatttaaatgtttaataaagaaattcttctaaaaactgAATTAAATACTTActacctaggataggatgtgccaattacagtcgactctctacatctcgatgttctatatctcgatatctctccctatgtcgatggtttcctcggtccctccAATCTACATAAatttgggcattctacatctcgataacctccctatctcgatatctctctatctcgatgtgttctgatcatattttgttctggattcactctcttgtagtcgatatgttcaaatttttaaggtACTAGACAATCTTTGGATAATAAAAAACACGTCAACAACAAGAAattacatttgttttgttgtcgtttttcatagcaacgagcttttttggatctagtacccatttaaattttccttccatctctcgatctctccctatctcgatggtcccttcaatatcgaaatgtggagaggcgactgtagtaattaaaaatcgtaccggttgctgattgggtgataatgacaatcgattacttcgatcggctgtattacattttcaaaagggcagcttgttgttaccttggccgtgttgctgttgaaaaaaatcaaaagtttgagttttgattttttgggtaaaattaatttatgcTAGACTGCAAATGATGTATGCATGATTCTCAAGTGTTATCTGCGTATATCGTAACAAAAGCATGCTTGCTTGATGTTTCTATGTTAACAACGATATAGTGATGAGGGTGCCTGCGATGCCAGATTTTttcaacatcaattccgtagatTCGTTTAAATATTTTGGTAGGGTCAATTCAAGCGCTCTGCCACAAATCTTCtttcaacaaacaaaaataatcgatgataaaatttaaaacccctgattaatccatctagcgatgttggtgcctttctcgtgcaaaaaaatacaaaaaatattagtgagtgttttttagcgtgttttgcgcatagaaaatagtattttggccataacttctgatcccatagttcaatctggccgaatggaacttgttgcgagtaattcggtcaatgcttagttccaaaaagtgtgtctacaaaattttgtttatttgtttatttataattcatctgaCATTCAACAGTCTTAATGAATAACATGAATATAAGCTTAAATTAGGTTCTGTCTTTTTAATCTATTCACAAACTGGgatgtggaaattccgaaatcgAATGCAGCTtcaatcgatgaaaacaaacgaATCATGGTACATATGGGCTGGTTATAACCAAATAGAGTGCGATGAAATCCAGTGTGCAGCAATGTCCGCTGTCTCAGCATTCTTCCAGGTACGCGGAATCCAATCAACGAAAGGAGATGGGAGCAATCGATTTCTCCGTTCAGCAACTTTACAATAAAAGTAGCCTGCTGAATTTTCCGTCGCCGATCCAAGGTATCAAGACCTAGCAATTGGCATCGTTCGGAAGATTCGCAGGAAGATTCGCGGGGTCCCGCCACGgaagatgtctcaatgcgagcCTGATGAATCGTTTTTGGATACGCTCGAttctcagattccatgttacgtCGTTTGGCGCCCATACAATAGATGAGCTTTCGAGAATTGGCCTTACAAGGGAGCAATACAGTGCCTTTAGACAATGTGGATCAGTGAATTCCTTTGCAATTTTAGTCACAAAGCCAAGTTGACGATTGGCTTTGGAAATGATCGACGCATAATGGGCGTGAAAACTGAGCTTTGAATCCAATGCAACGCCAAGATCTGTTATGTGGTCCACCCTCTCGAGGCAGCAGTTATCGATGTAGTAATCAAATATTATCGGATCCTTAGAGCGATGGAAAGTCATCACAGCACATTTTGGAACGCTGATCATAAGCTTATTTTCTTGACACCAGAGAGCAAACCTATTAATCAGCGTTTGTAGATGAGAGAAGTCTTCAATACAGCGCACTACCATGTATATTTTCAGATCCTCGGCATAAATCAGCTTGCATCTAAATCCAAGAGAAGTTGCTACGTCGTTGAAAAATATGACAAACAGTAAAGGCCCCAGATTGCTTCCTTGTGGGACACCTGAAGAACAGGTGAACGGTGAAGAAATACCAGCTCCGTACTTAACTCGCAGTATTCTGCCAGACAGGTATGATGTAAACCATGCAACGAGTCTATTCGAAACGCCTAATCGcgacaatttccgaaggagtatCTTGTGgtcaattttatcaaaagcCGCTTTCAAATCCGTATATATAACGTCCACCTGCGCTTTTTCTTCCATTGCTGTCATACAAGTAGTCGTGAAATCAAGCAAGTTTGTACTAACGGATCTGCCGGGCATGAATCCATGTTGCTCGTTAGAGATATAAGCCTTCGTTGCGCGCAAAACGTAGTCACTAACCATAACTTCAAATAGCTTTGAAATagctttgaagcggcacacagacTAGCGATTCCACGGTAGTTTTTGACATCACGACGATCTCCACTTTTGTGTACCGGAAACATATAAGAATGTTTCCAGCACATGGGAAAAACCCCACTTTCGAATGATTTGTTAAAAACAAAGGCAAGCGGTTCTGCAACAGCAGTAGCACAGCGACGAAGTATAGCAGCAGGAATACCATCCGGCCCAGGAGAAAAGGAATTTTTCAGCTTTTTAGCGGCTTGGATGACCATAGCAGGAGATATTTCAAAAGTATTCAGATCCACAGCGTCCAATGGCGAATAGATCACACGCTTCAGATTCACTTGTCGACTCACTATCCTCATAAACCACATTAGGAGTGACAGACGTATTCTTCCTCTTACTATTCACGTAGCTCCAGAAAGATTTAGGTTCACGACGTAAATTATTCTGCACTCTTAGAACATGACTTTTATACAGTGCAGCATTCAACCGTCTGTAATTGTCACTAGCatgtttgaaattcaatcttgcAAAGGTCGAATGATGAATTCTCAAGTAACGATGCCAACGTCTTCGACTGCGCTTTAGTTTTTTCAGTTGAGGCGTATTCCAGGGAGGGACCGCCGGTTTCCTTTTCATAGGAACATTTGCACTTAACCAATCACAGATTGCATCGCTGAATTTAGCAGCCATATCATTCACATCCTCACTGTCGTAAATAAAACTCCATTCCAGACCAAACAGGTGAGCAAGGAGCAGGTCAAAGTCAATTTTGCGATAATTTAGTTTTTGATCGAATCTATTTGCCTCTTGAAGAGTTGTTTGTTGTTTGTTGCCAGAAACATCACAGCGGACGCTAAGTGGTGGATGGTGGAAATCGACTGGTAGCAAGGGATCTTCTGCAGCATGTACCAAAATACGACTGTGTATAGGAGCGAAAATCAAGTCGAGTGTACGGCCTAAACTGTTGAGTTGAACATTTGCTTGGAATAGGTTCAGGAAATCCATTCCATCTAGCAAAGCGGTTCCTGCTGGGGTCACAGAAGATGAATTGTCAGGACGGATTCCGTTCTCATCAATACACCAAGCAATTCGAGGTTGATTGTAATCACCACACACGAACACGATGTCATCATCGGACGCATTTTCGCAAAGCTCACGAACGGTGGAAATGTGCTCATCCATCAAGTCAGCATTTCGGCTTTTGTCCGGAGGAACATAGATAGCGCAAAACCGGAAACGAGTACCTCCAATGTTGGCAGCAACACACACCTGTTCAAGCCTACTACCATGACACGCAACAATTCGTGAACTGCAGTGTCGTTCTGCTACAGCTATCAGTACACCACCAAAAGAACGCTTATCACTGTTCAGTGGGCTCCGATCACACCGATAGACGTTGAAAGAGGTACTAAACACCTGGAGCGAGTTGATGCTGTCGTCTAAACCAGTCTCCGTTAGAATAATAACGTCGTAATTACAGTCGATCGAAGCAAGGAAAATGTCGTCTAATTTAGTCCTCAATCCTCTGACATTTTGGTAATACATCTAAGCACGAGCAACATCCTTACGGTTAGTAGACGCACATCCCGGTGACGACCCCAATACCGTAGATGACGGACAACCACCCATGAGCGTAGACGTTGAAAATCTGCGATCGGTCGAAAGTTGAGGAAGCGAATTATTCGAAACGGATGAGTACTTGCCTGCGCTCGGAGAGCGGAAGCCCCATCATCCGATCtcaaacacaggaccgggaTGACTGCTGGACGCTGGCTGGCAAGGCTCGACTGTGTTGAGGGGAATTGGGGCCTCCTTACGACTAGCAGGCGCGCATCCCAGTGACGATTCCAATGTTGGAGGCGGTTGACATGCTTCAGTATGCGTTGACGTAGAAATTCTGCGATCGGTTGAAGGTTGAGGAAGCGAATGATTCAAAACAGATGAGTACTTGCCTGCAATAGGAGAGCGGAAGCCCCTTCCTCCGATCtcaaacacaggaccgggaTGACTGTTGGTCGCTGGCAGGAGGGGCTCGACTGTGTTGAGGGGATATGGGGCTTCCTTACGACTAGCAGGCACGCATCCCGGTGATAATCCATTGTCGTCAGAAAAAATACACGAAGTAGGTTGACTAGAAGTGATGATCTTGTCAGGTAGAGAAAGTTGCGAATTCAAAACGTATTTGCCTGAAATGGCAGGCTGGAAGCCTTTTTCTCCTGACCCATAtacaggaccgggacgactgATGAGCGCTGGCAGCATTGGCTCGACTGTAATGGGGGGATATGAGGCTTCCAACATGCAAATATCGGTGCGTCCCGGGATGAAGGTATTTAGTTTAGGTCCATCACAGGAGTCACGGAAAGCGAGGGCGATATGTCCTGTGGCTCCAGCCGTGGCGTTAACGGTTTTCTTGATTTTAGCGGAATCCGAAATTTTTGAGACCCGTAGTTCTCGAACTCACGAAAAACTACTCCTTCAGGCCAAGTTGCTGGATCTAGTGCCATTTCTTTCAGCGAAGGGTCAAGCCCGATCTTGAAGGAAACGAagcttagagtgctgatatcCTTTTCTTTTGCAACAAGCTTCACTACATCCGGATCGGTGTCTAGTGCTAGATTAGACTTAACCATAGCACCGACCGCCTCATTGGTTACATCTGGTCTAATTTTAGATAAGTACAGCCAAAacttcttctcattagcttcgtTGAATATTGGAACGGAAACAACATTATCGGTTGGTTGTTTGCTTCCGATTCGACATTTTTCAGAAGCCATCACAGCAACATCAAGATCGCGTGGTCGCTTATTCGGTCTGCGCAGATCCAATGTTGGCCAACGGTGTGTAGCAGGAGTCAATGGCAGTGCTGATggttttgaatttaatttctttatttcggCACGGAGCTCGCTTATTGCAGTAGTGAGCGTAGAAAGTGGAGAGTGTTCGTCAGCTCGAGATGAGATTGCTCGGAAATGCCCATTTTCGAACAAATCGGCGCATTTATCGCACATCCAAAACAGATTTTTCTTATGCGTAGTGAAATAGTTCATCATTGCGCGTGTAACACCACCAGAGCAAGTATTCATATGAAATGATTCTCCACAGTAGCCCCGACAGCGAACAACATCAATACCAGTAATGGGATCGACACATTTTGCGCATAATTTAGCCATGCCGTCGACCGCCTCTCGAAAACCTTAATGGTTTTGTATAACATCCATGGTAGAGTAGACTTAGGGTAGTATTATTCTACTGGAAAGCGAAGCCTAGAATTATCAATTACTCGCCATGTTTGATTGAAGTTatcatttcgaaaaaaaaatctgttaacTTTATCATcgttgcactatggtccaggatacagttttacgcggaaagatgcattttacgccaaaactttatttttcagaaaaaaaaactgttgttctcctaaattgttcgaaataattaGGCCATCATTATTGTGCtttcaaaaaatagggtggcccattatatataaaaaatagaaattttttttttatttctgggAATTCTGACATGTTaggttctacaaagttgtagcgcagcttatttctATAAATTTGTACACAAAACCTAAGACAAAAAACGAACAAATTTCTTTttccctgaagaagacactaatcccgtgtcgaaaTGTCGGACGATAAATAAAACTCGTTTCAATTAGATGAGACTGCGTAGCTGTGTTACTCATAATTTATGATTGAACGTTACAGTCGACTCTACcacattaaaataaatttagcttgaaaagctttttTTGTAGCTTTTAAgctggctgatttagagcaattcaACCTAATTGGATAAGGGTGTACCTCaataaaacagtatttttgatccaCTTTTTTTGTtatagatttctcgaaaaagtcttcttcgggtgacttttagagctcaaaaaaggcaacttttgatgggtaaatatgctcaatatctgtttcagataaaaaattaaaatcgtttttctgtcaaaattccatttttttcataagttgaaaCTCTCTGTTGCGGCCAACTCACTTGATTGACTTGGGTAATGGACTGTAGTTCTGATCTTGTAATAACTAACAcatgatttgatttggaatgcgatttaataaaaaacttcaaaaattaCATGTGGTTTGTTTTACTGCACACGactgaatgaataaaaaataaaaaaaaggatggTGCAACGTTTTTCTTCTCTGTTTTACAAAACGCTTCCGTTGTTTTTGCTCATCGCAGTTGGCAGCGGATCGACGAATAAAAAACGAAATCATCGCAGCAACCGTGCTGCTGGTTTGCAGCAAATTTTCAtttagggcatctttagtaatgttacagttatagttatatttatttcccgagttttacattttataactGTCAAAGATATAGAACAAGAAATGCATCTTCAGATGCAGTTATAAGCTGCACTTGTTTTAtactggaaaacgaaaaaattatcttccgaggccaattcaaatgtcaaactgtTATGCTGTCgatgaaatagtattttttgtagccgatgacgtcatcttctattgttttgaacgaaataaaactcgagtaaattctgttgcaaactcgtgcaaaaatacaactgagcagtattccagttataaatttcccgacgaaactgttcgaatttttaaaactataacgTCTGTTGAAGATGGCATTGTTACAGTTTCAATTTCATTCCCTAACTCCCATACGATTTATAActctactaaagatgcccttaCGTCAAATCTTCAAACGTTTCGGATGGGTTTTCCACGAACATCCTGCCCCGCGGCTGCGAAGCTGAAGAACTCAAGAGTAGATCATCTTTGTCCTCGATTGGTAATGGAGCCAGTTTCGAAATTGAACGCCTGAAGTTTCCGGAAGAAGTCCTGATGTCCACTACTCGAACAAGAGAATCCTTTCCTGGGTAAGCCTTCGTAATAATCCCCAATTTCTAGGTTTGCGGGGGCAGATTGTCCTCAATCAAAAGCACAACAATTCCCGGCAGCACGTTACCACTTTTCACGGATCTGAAGCGTTGTCAAGTACTCCCGTGACCAACGGCCCCAAAAATGTTCCTTCAGTTGGTCCAGGTATCGCCAGCGGGACAACCGATTCTTTGGTACATCCAGGCAAGATGGCTTCGGAATACTCTGCAAGGGTCTGCCAATCTGCAAGTGGGCTGGCGTTATTGGCATTGGATCGGTAGGACTGTCTGTCAAATTGAAGAGTGGACGCGAATTCAATATAGCCTCTACGTGTGTCAAGGCAGTTGCAAACTCCTCAAAATTCAGAACAGCGTTTTGGAGAGTTCTCTTCAGGTGAGTTTTTACGCTTTTCACCCCAGCCTCCCACAAGCCGCCAAAATTAGGTGCTCGAGGAGGGATGAAATGCCATTCAATCTCCTTCGGCACCAACAAATTGTTAATGGCTCGACCATGTAGGTCCTCTTGGAGTTGTAGGTACAATTCATGTAGCTCGTGTGATGCCCCGAAATTTGTTCCATTATCAGAGAACATTTTTCGTACAAGTCCACGCCGGTTCATGAAGCGTTCCAACGCAGCAAGAAACGCTTCTGTAGAAAGCTCAGATACCAGTTccaggtgtttttttttgttgccataCAAACGAAATCTGCTATATAACCTTTAACCAGTTTTGATCTGTATTTCCCTTGCTTCACTGTTACAGGGCCGGCGTAGTCGACACCGGTGTACTTGAACGGCGCAGCAACGTTGACTCGCTCCTCCGGTAGATTGCCCATTAATTGTTGGATCTTCGACGGCTTGACTCGGAAGTAGTTTAAGAACCGTCGAGTAACCTTTCGAACAGCAGATCGGCCACGGAGTAACCAAAATTGACGTCGAACTGTTGCAAGTAGCCCGGTTGGACCAACATGCATATTTTCGACATGCAGCATTCGGATAAGGGCATCTGTCACTGGATGTGGAGGCAATATCAGCTGGTGCTTGGTTTCTAACGGGAGATTGCGTTTTCCAAACGACCCCCAACCCTCAACAAGTTGTCACGGTCAAGGAAAGGGTTCAGGGCTGCAATATGCTTGAATGGATCTCCACTTTTAGCTGCACGAAGTTCATCTGGAAGCTCCATCATTTGAAGCACCATAACGATGGTTTTCAACGATTTTCTCATTTCAGGAACCGTAGCATAATTCGACACGATTTTGGGTTGACCTGTTATGGGGCTTCTGCAGTTCCGAACAAATCTGTGCACGTATGCAATTACGCGCTGCAGTTTTCGAAAATCGCTGAATCTGCCAAACACCGGTTACATCTGCTTAATGCAAATGGTATCTGCTACAACAATTTTCTTCACCTCTGGAATTTCACTTTCTGCTATCGGTGGGGGCTCCTCTTCGACGTACTCCGATTGCTTCAAGAACGCAGGACCGTGCCACCACAAAGCATTCTTACTCAACGGTAATGGCTGTTGCCTACTGCCAACGGTAATGGCTgttactacgactcagaaataatatgaacattGTAGATTCCTTTAATTAGTTTAGTTCGACAGTataaaacagaataggtcccacttgccccgtttgaaggggtaagtgggtcctacaGGTGAATTTCTTTctttcactaccaatattttttgtaattgaataaatggcttacaacacgtctacacttcaacaacggaagcatataatgatgtatccgtggttaatgttctgaaatatCGTGTTTGATAAGTATgcgttaaggtggttatacaacaaagccacaaatcggccatcttggaaacggGATATCCACATAAGGCTGAATCACGAAAGGCTGAAAACTCATAAGGCTGAACTCGAAAGgcgaaaaaattaaatttgaacatAAGGCTGAAAAAACGAATGGCTGAAAACTCGAAGGCTGAAAAGAAATTGAAACAGCgtttaaaaaatctttatatATATACAGTGCTTTTCAAAATGATGAGACCACCcataaattttgagttttacgagaaaagattattttcttatttattttccgattttttcttcaaatggcATATTGAAatacaagaaaaaataattgtttaaggtaacaagttcatttattttgttCTTAAAACTAGTAATTATAGcatattttaagaaaatatGCTTTTCAAAATGATACGACCACCTACACTCCTTGGTGTATTATTGGTAACAAACAGTAACAAGAGTAATTTAATAATCCGTGGCACCTCCAGAACGGCTTATTGTCTGGAACAAACGGTTCGGCATACTTTGGACCAGCTTTTGCAGTGTTCCCAGCTCGATTTCTTCCCATGATTGAAGAATGGCGGTTTTGAGCTCCTGGATTGATGAAAATTGCCGATTTTCAGCATAAATCTTCCGCACCATAATACCCCAAAGGTTTTCAATCGGGTTCAAGTCGGGGGAACAAGCTGGCCAGTCCAAAGTATCTATTTTTTCTGACCTTAACCACCCCATTGTCTCAGCACTGGTATGGATCCTGGCATTATCCtgctgaaaaatcaattttgcctTGCGTCTCCTTCGAATAACGGGTAGCAAACTGGCTTTGAGGACATCTATGTAATCGGAACTTTTCATTTTGTGCGAAACaaactgaattttcaattttccggTCGTACTAAATGCACCCCAAACCATCACAGATCCGCCCCCAAAGTTTCGCTTCGAGAAAAATCGTGGTTCCTTCCTTAAGTCCCGCCAATAGCCATTAAACCCATCCGGACCGTCTAggttgatttttttctcatcCAAGAATATCACCTGTGAAGATTAAGAATATTAAAAGTAAATAATTAAACTTCTAaagattttcatttttgaataacACCTAGAAGTTCCTTATTCTACCTTTTTCCAGTCCTGTGATATGTTCCAGCGCGCAAATTTCAGTCGAGCTTCCTTGTGTCGAGGTAACAAACGAGGAGCACTATTCAATTTCGACCGCGAAATGTTTGGAGATTGTTTCAAAGTCCTCCAAACAGTCGAAATAAATGCATCCAAGTTGAGTTCGGCTCGAATTTGAGAACAGCTCTTCGTGGAATTAGATGCTTTGCTCACGACATGACGCTCTTCGCTAGCAGACAATTTCTTTTTTCGTCCTGGACTCTTTTTTTGACCATACGACGCGGggtttttcaggaaattcaggaTCACACAGTGACTTCGTCCAATTTCTTTGGCAATTTTTCTGATTCCCCATCCAGTCTTTCTAAAAGCCAGTATTTGTCCCTGTTCTTTCTCACTCAATCCCTTCTGCCTTCCCATTTTGAACAGAACTATTCGACAGTTTAAAAAATAATGGTTAATTAACACAAAACGCAATCACGGTTTTACCTTACAAAGTGGTTTTATCTTTTtgaaaagatatatttactGTTTTTCCCTATTTCTACGACGCGAATAAACAAACACATCCCTTTTCAGTGgtttgtgtgtgtttgtgttaaTATTCATCAGTTGTCACCAACAGATTAGGGTAGTTCCATTCAAGTCgcaaaaaaacatgaaaatcgAGGGTGGTCTTATCATTCTGAAAAGCACTGTATATATATGTTCCTATCTCCATAGCTTAACACAGACTGGATGGATTTTGTTAATTGTTTCAGTAATTTTGTTCATGTTAAAATCAAGAGCAAAAAGTAAAAATAGTGAACACTTGTATTGAGAGTTGTTCACTTTATGCATGTTAAAATGCCATTATTATGCAAGACAATGTCTGAAGGGTAAATTGATTGGTAAAATCGTTTAGTAATTTAAACTGTtctaataacaataataatgtaAAGATGTTATAAATTATTGAACACAACATCGGTTTATTAACTCAATGGAAAACATattaaacagaaaaaaaagtattt includes the following:
- the LOC134203396 gene encoding uncharacterized protein LOC134203396: MYYQNVRGLRTKLDDIFLASIDCNYDVIILTETGLDDSINSLQVFSTSFNVYRCDRSPLNSDKRSFGGVLIAVAERHCSSRIVACHGSRLEQVCVAANIGGTRFRFCAIYVPPDKSRNADLMDEHISTVRELCENASDDDIVFVCGDYNQPRIAWCIDENGIRPDNSSSVTPAGTALLDGMDFLNLFQANVQLNSLGRTLDLIFAPIHSRILVHAAEDPLLPVDFHHPPLSVRCDVSGNKQQTTLQEANRFDQKLNYRKIDFDLLLAHLFGLEWSFIYDSEDVNDMAAKFSDAICDWLSANVPMKRKPAVPPWNTPQLKKLKRSRRRWHRYLRIHHSTFARLNFKHASDNYRRLNAALYKSHVLRVQNNLRREPKSFWSYVNSKRKNTSVTPNVVYEDSESTSESEACDLFAIGRCGSEYF